From Crassaminicella indica, one genomic window encodes:
- a CDS encoding sigma 54-interacting transcriptional regulator, whose protein sequence is MFKNKDYIKQFTDMMSEGFIFIDDEGKIQIYNEKAKEIFRISCHEDIGHDGGRLNLGDIVIIGDNCLGKDDGGLTPKDLTYIGIYDDKINIKDAFVGIGVYKNKDCKPIYFHKKLDEKKDDLILDTVFQNIKINVHINFIKKYIAIIVENKRFQLPYMNAIGHMVVIDKATKKVKFYQTRGYTARGESIANLLLGKSFRAKGKNVEQLDVLGKNIFDIHEGGDTIKEFYQVARGSDISYKDKFTEINGFLTLCTLLPVTIEGKRVGAALKVEDISMLKKIIKERDEALLHVEEMEKKLKEEQDTKDLFSSILGESKEMKAVKKLAYKASKTDSTVLLLGESGTGKSLLAHAIHKASNYKDQPFIHVNCGAIPEQLLESELFGYEKGAFTGARREGKAGLFEVADKGTIFLDEIGEMNLSVQVKLLKVLQNKTFFRVGGTKEKSVNVRIIAATNKNLEEEMRIGKFREDLYYRINVFPIWMPPLRERREDIYPFVQQILPKICKKLGCENKSVSGEAFYMLLEYDWPGNVRELENVLERAVNLSEGNIIKSIHLPISKKYGKKEEVKPLKEAIYDVEKKCIENALRLYNGNKIKAMKALKIGKTSFYEKLKKYNIQYKK, encoded by the coding sequence ATGTTTAAAAATAAAGATTATATTAAGCAATTTACGGATATGATGTCAGAGGGGTTTATTTTTATAGATGATGAAGGAAAAATTCAAATATATAACGAAAAAGCAAAAGAAATATTTAGAATAAGCTGTCATGAAGATATTGGACACGATGGAGGAAGGCTTAATCTAGGAGATATTGTTATTATTGGAGATAATTGCTTAGGAAAAGATGATGGGGGTCTTACACCAAAGGATTTAACTTATATAGGTATTTATGATGATAAAATTAATATAAAAGATGCATTTGTAGGGATTGGTGTTTATAAAAATAAAGATTGTAAACCTATATATTTTCATAAAAAATTAGATGAGAAAAAAGATGATCTTATTTTGGACACAGTTTTTCAAAACATAAAAATAAATGTACATATAAATTTTATTAAAAAATATATTGCCATTATAGTAGAAAATAAAAGGTTTCAGCTACCTTATATGAATGCTATAGGTCATATGGTAGTAATTGATAAAGCTACAAAAAAAGTAAAATTTTATCAAACAAGAGGATATACTGCTCGAGGGGAGAGCATTGCTAATTTATTATTAGGAAAATCTTTTAGAGCGAAGGGAAAAAACGTAGAACAATTAGATGTACTAGGAAAGAATATATTTGATATTCATGAAGGTGGAGATACTATAAAAGAATTTTATCAAGTAGCAAGAGGATCAGATATAAGCTATAAGGATAAATTTACAGAAATCAATGGATTTTTAACTCTGTGTACATTGCTGCCTGTAACTATAGAAGGAAAAAGAGTAGGAGCAGCTTTAAAGGTTGAAGATATATCTATGCTTAAAAAGATTATCAAAGAAAGAGATGAAGCGTTGCTACATGTAGAAGAGATGGAAAAAAAGCTAAAGGAAGAACAGGATACAAAGGATTTGTTTTCATCGATATTAGGAGAAAGTAAAGAAATGAAAGCTGTGAAAAAATTAGCATATAAAGCATCTAAAACAGATTCAACCGTATTGCTTTTAGGGGAAAGTGGGACAGGAAAAAGCTTGCTTGCACATGCTATTCATAAAGCAAGTAATTATAAAGACCAACCTTTTATCCATGTAAATTGTGGTGCTATTCCAGAGCAGCTTTTAGAGAGTGAGTTATTTGGATATGAAAAAGGAGCTTTTACAGGAGCGAGAAGAGAAGGAAAAGCAGGACTTTTCGAAGTAGCTGATAAAGGTACTATATTTTTAGATGAAATAGGAGAAATGAATTTATCTGTACAAGTAAAATTATTGAAGGTTTTACAAAATAAGACTTTTTTTAGAGTTGGAGGGACAAAAGAAAAATCTGTAAATGTAAGAATTATTGCAGCTACTAATAAAAATTTAGAAGAAGAAATGAGAATTGGAAAATTTCGTGAAGATCTATATTATAGAATTAATGTTTTTCCTATATGGATGCCACCATTAAGGGAAAGAAGAGAAGATATATACCCATTTGTACAGCAAATCCTTCCTAAAATATGTAAAAAGCTAGGCTGTGAAAATAAAAGTGTTTCAGGGGAAGCGTTTTATATGCTTTTAGAGTATGATTGGCCAGGAAATGTTAGAGAGCTTGAAAATGTTTTAGAACGAGCAGTAAATCTATCAGAGGGGAATATTATAAAATCTATTCATTTACCTATCAGCAAAAAGTATGGTAAAAAAGAAGAAGTAAAGCCTTTAAAAGAAGCTATATATGATGTTGAAAAAAAGTGTATAGAAAATGCATTAAGATTATATAATGGCAATAAAATAAAAGCAATGAAGGCTTTGAAGATAGGGAAGACATCATTTTATGAAAAATTGAAAAAATATAATATTCAGTATAAAAAGTAA
- the pdaB gene encoding polysaccharide deacetylase family sporulation protein PdaB produces MRIWIINRRLVLSTIFILLFVGVSFFYLGDFGEMIVGVMNRDKALPIYCVDTEEKKIAISFDAAWGDQYTDGILDILDKYNVKTTFFLVGFWVDKYPDMVKKIHEKGHDIGNHSSTHPHMSKLSVEQISKELNETGEKIEKITAKKPILFRPPFGDYNNQLIDTAKENGYYTIQWDVDSLDWKELGVQPVVDRVTRNVKNGSIVLFHNNAKYVLEYLPLVIERLQKEGYEIVPISELIIKKDFYIDHTGMQKPKKENE; encoded by the coding sequence ATGAGAATATGGATTATTAATCGAAGATTGGTTTTAAGTACCATATTCATTTTATTGTTTGTAGGGGTGTCCTTTTTTTATCTTGGAGATTTTGGAGAAATGATTGTAGGTGTAATGAATAGAGATAAAGCTTTACCTATATATTGTGTAGATACAGAGGAAAAGAAAATTGCAATAAGCTTTGATGCAGCTTGGGGAGATCAGTATACAGATGGCATATTAGATATTTTAGATAAATATAATGTAAAAACAACATTTTTTTTGGTAGGATTTTGGGTGGATAAATACCCAGATATGGTAAAAAAAATTCATGAAAAGGGGCATGATATTGGAAATCATTCTAGTACACATCCTCATATGTCAAAATTATCTGTAGAACAAATCAGTAAAGAACTAAATGAAACAGGGGAAAAAATCGAAAAAATTACAGCAAAAAAACCGATATTGTTTAGACCACCATTTGGAGATTATAACAATCAATTAATTGATACAGCAAAAGAAAATGGATACTATACTATTCAGTGGGATGTGGATTCCCTTGACTGGAAAGAATTAGGTGTTCAACCAGTAGTAGATCGGGTTACACGAAATGTGAAAAATGGATCTATTGTGTTGTTTCATAATAATGCAAAATATGTATTAGAGTACCTACCACTTGTGATTGAAAGATTGCAAAAAGAAGGATATGAAATCGTACCTATATCAGAACTAATTATAAAGAAAGATTTTTATATAGATCATACAGGAATGCAGAAACCAAAAAAAGAAAATGAATAA
- a CDS encoding Na/Pi cotransporter family protein has translation MLFAIIVGTFCGIMLFFIGMILLNNSIKNLCSNQLKKIVTLLTANPILGIFSGIAATALTQSSSTTSILVVSLVNSKAMNLHQAAFILMGANIGTTFTAQLVSFDFFLFVPYLFLLGIVLFFLRFSKACKNIGKFFIGFSFLFLGMKWMVSFLNPLQNLMNFKEFILSIENNPLKGIFIGTITTAIIQSSSTSVAMLQSLAHLGLINIYQATPIIMGQNIGTCATTLFSSIATNKNGKRAAIIHLLFNITGSIILYPFIYSFSHFVCILSPLNSVRQIAHAHTLFNIINVILLLPFVKLFVLVSKKIIR, from the coding sequence ATGTTATTTGCTATCATTGTAGGAACCTTTTGTGGTATAATGCTTTTTTTTATAGGTATGATTTTATTAAACAACTCTATAAAGAATTTATGCAGTAATCAATTAAAAAAAATAGTTACCCTCCTCACAGCAAATCCTATATTAGGTATATTTTCAGGAATTGCTGCAACAGCTCTTACTCAAAGTAGCAGCACAACTTCAATATTAGTTGTCAGTTTAGTAAATTCTAAAGCAATGAACCTTCATCAAGCAGCTTTTATATTGATGGGTGCAAATATAGGCACTACCTTTACAGCACAGCTTGTAAGCTTTGATTTTTTCCTATTTGTCCCTTATTTATTCCTTTTAGGCATAGTATTGTTCTTCTTAAGGTTTTCCAAAGCATGCAAAAACATCGGTAAATTTTTCATTGGATTTTCATTTCTTTTTTTAGGAATGAAATGGATGGTTTCTTTTCTAAACCCATTACAAAATCTCATGAACTTTAAAGAATTCATACTGTCTATAGAAAATAATCCTTTAAAGGGAATTTTCATAGGTACTATAACTACTGCCATAATTCAAAGTAGCAGCACTTCTGTTGCAATGCTTCAAAGCCTTGCTCACTTAGGACTTATAAATATTTATCAAGCTACACCTATTATTATGGGACAAAACATTGGTACATGTGCTACAACACTTTTTTCTAGCATAGCTACTAATAAAAACGGAAAAAGAGCTGCCATTATTCATCTTTTATTCAATATAACAGGCTCAATAATCCTATATCCTTTTATCTATTCATTTTCTCATTTTGTATGCATCTTAAGTCCTCTCAATTCAGTAAGACAAATTGCCCATGCACACACATTATTTAATATAATCAATGTTATTTTATTGCTTCCTTTTGTAAAATTATTCGTATTAGTATCTAAAAAAATCATAAGATAG
- a CDS encoding YncE family protein, producing MGNNFENMIFVANMGEDTISVVDITNTIELYKIGLNEEYFHKVRKPTLGPHHMIIDYNKKYLYITNSHNGSISIVDLIKNKVIDNIYVGSCPSHMVLSKKNKSIYVSNTDSNSISVLSMEKKELLAQIPVGRMPHDIQLSKDHKKLYVANVDSNTLTIIDTITNDIEKSIHVHGNPYHIALNKDGSLIFIVNTSFSSRQGGSITILDSKDLKVIERIRIGKMPIEAVIGKDEKILYITDAELNAVNVLNIREKRLMDRVYVGRMPGSIKKDHKGQYLFVGNMQDNSLTVIDAKALKILKTIPVGIEPSGILCI from the coding sequence ATGGGAAATAACTTTGAGAACATGATTTTTGTAGCTAATATGGGAGAAGATACGATTTCTGTTGTGGATATTACCAATACGATAGAATTGTATAAAATAGGATTGAATGAGGAGTATTTTCATAAAGTGAGGAAACCAACCCTTGGGCCGCATCATATGATAATTGATTACAATAAAAAATATCTTTATATTACAAATTCGCATAATGGAAGTATTAGTATTGTTGATTTAATTAAAAATAAGGTTATTGATAATATTTATGTAGGAAGCTGTCCAAGTCATATGGTGTTGAGTAAAAAAAATAAAAGCATATATGTTTCTAATACAGACTCAAATTCTATTTCTGTGCTGAGTATGGAAAAAAAAGAATTATTAGCACAAATACCTGTTGGAAGGATGCCTCATGATATTCAACTTAGTAAAGATCATAAAAAGCTTTATGTTGCAAATGTAGATTCAAATACTTTAACAATCATTGATACTATTACCAATGATATCGAAAAGTCTATACATGTTCATGGAAATCCTTACCATATTGCATTGAATAAAGATGGAAGTTTGATATTTATTGTAAACACTAGTTTTTCAAGTAGACAAGGAGGAAGTATTACTATATTAGACAGTAAAGATTTAAAAGTGATTGAACGAATAAGAATAGGGAAAATGCCTATAGAAGCAGTAATAGGAAAAGATGAAAAAATTTTATATATTACTGATGCGGAGTTAAATGCTGTAAATGTTTTAAATATCAGGGAAAAAAGGTTAATGGACAGAGTATATGTAGGGAGAATGCCGGGAAGCATTAAAAAAGATCATAAAGGTCAATATTTATTTGTAGGAAATATGCAAGACAATAGTTTAACTGTGATTGATGCTAAAGCGTTAAAAATTTTAAAAACTATTCCAGTAGGAATAGAACCTAGTGGAATTTTATGTATATAA
- a CDS encoding 4Fe-4S double cluster binding domain-containing protein: MNQTAILKQKIKEWGASKVGFGYLEDVLPENLKHLKTGISIAVRLSDEIISQIEDMPTHTYFHHYRTVNAFIDQMTLKIALELQNLGYLAMPIPASQSVNKDGKKYRGIFQHRTAATRAGIGWIGKNACLVTEEFGPRVRLGTVLTNMDANYDEPIEKSQCGECKKCVSICPALALRGGLWHPGIKREELVDAKACSMHMHNHYQHIGRGVVCGLCIRVCPKGNKVLKR; the protein is encoded by the coding sequence ATGAATCAAACGGCTATATTAAAACAAAAAATAAAAGAATGGGGAGCTTCAAAGGTTGGATTTGGATATTTAGAAGATGTATTACCAGAAAATCTTAAGCATTTAAAAACAGGTATTTCGATTGCTGTAAGATTATCTGATGAAATTATTAGTCAAATAGAAGATATGCCGACACATACTTATTTTCACCATTACAGAACAGTAAATGCTTTTATTGACCAAATGACTTTAAAAATAGCTCTAGAGCTTCAAAATTTGGGTTATTTGGCTATGCCTATTCCAGCATCTCAAAGCGTAAATAAAGATGGGAAAAAATATCGTGGAATTTTTCAGCATAGAACTGCAGCTACTAGAGCAGGTATTGGATGGATTGGCAAAAATGCGTGTTTAGTAACTGAAGAATTTGGACCGAGAGTAAGGCTAGGAACAGTTCTTACTAATATGGATGCAAATTATGATGAGCCTATTGAAAAATCTCAATGTGGAGAATGTAAGAAATGTGTGAGCATTTGTCCTGCATTAGCACTGAGAGGTGGATTATGGCATCCAGGAATTAAAAGAGAAGAATTAGTAGATGCAAAGGCTTGCAGTATGCATATGCATAATCATTATCAGCATATAGGAAGAGGTGTGGTATGCGGACTTTGCATACGTGTATGTCCTAAGGGAAATAAAGTATTAAAAAGATAG
- a CDS encoding alpha/beta-type small acid-soluble spore protein, whose product MAKNNKTVVPEARMALNQMKAEIANELGLANYESIDKGNLTSRQNGYVGGYMTKRLVEAAEKSMAGK is encoded by the coding sequence ATGGCAAAAAATAATAAAACAGTTGTTCCTGAAGCTAGAATGGCTTTAAATCAAATGAAAGCTGAAATCGCTAATGAACTTGGACTTGCAAATTATGAAAGTATTGATAAAGGAAACTTAACTTCTAGACAAAATGGTTATGTTGGAGGATATATGACTAAACGATTAGTTGAAGCTGCTGAAAAAAGTATGGCTGGTAAATAA
- a CDS encoding polysaccharide deacetylase family protein codes for MKIHKKIIAVFILAGLLFTGCTSKASLNTDKEEKEVVKVEKKEEKKDIDLQKIQPNEAGQIMVLMYHSIGEPEAEFTRTPDNFRKDLQTLYEKGYRPISLKDYVSGNITTEAGFTPVVLTFDDGWQNNFNLMKNENEEWVIDPDCAVAILEEFHKEHPDFPLEATFFINDNIPFGQEEYLEYKLKYIVEKGMDIGNHTATHVDYKNVDAERIQKELGSIVKLVNKYLPDYEVNTHALPYGSRPKDKSLYKYLVSGSYDGIEYHNIAILNVGWDPYKSPYHIKFDPFSIHRVRGSDLQKYVKGVGMYDWLNHFEKGNRVRYVSDGDPDIVTVPENYKKVIDLQKTGKKKIRTYILKKS; via the coding sequence ATGAAAATACATAAAAAAATTATTGCAGTATTTATTTTAGCAGGATTATTATTTACTGGATGCACTTCAAAAGCTTCCCTAAATACTGACAAAGAAGAAAAAGAGGTTGTTAAAGTAGAAAAAAAGGAAGAAAAAAAAGACATTGACCTACAAAAGATTCAGCCTAATGAAGCAGGTCAGATTATGGTACTTATGTATCATAGTATAGGAGAACCTGAAGCTGAATTTACAAGAACACCAGATAATTTTAGAAAAGATTTACAAACTTTATACGAGAAAGGATATAGACCTATTAGTTTAAAGGATTATGTATCAGGAAATATTACAACAGAGGCAGGTTTTACACCTGTTGTATTAACCTTTGATGATGGATGGCAAAATAATTTTAATTTAATGAAAAATGAAAACGAAGAATGGGTAATAGATCCAGATTGTGCTGTTGCAATTTTAGAGGAATTTCACAAAGAGCATCCAGATTTTCCGCTAGAAGCCACTTTTTTTATAAATGATAATATCCCATTTGGGCAGGAAGAGTATTTAGAATATAAGCTGAAATATATTGTTGAGAAGGGAATGGATATAGGAAATCATACAGCAACTCATGTGGATTATAAAAATGTGGATGCTGAGAGAATTCAAAAAGAATTAGGGAGTATTGTAAAATTAGTAAATAAATATTTACCTGATTATGAAGTAAATACTCATGCTCTTCCTTATGGGTCAAGACCTAAGGATAAGAGCTTATATAAATACTTAGTGTCAGGGAGCTATGATGGTATAGAGTATCATAATATTGCCATATTAAATGTAGGTTGGGATCCATATAAATCTCCTTATCATATCAAATTTGATCCTTTTTCTATTCACCGTGTAAGGGGGAGTGACCTCCAAAAATATGTTAAAGGGGTAGGTATGTATGATTGGCTTAATCATTTTGAAAAAGGAAATCGAGTAAGATATGTATCTGATGGAGACCCTGATATAGTAACAGTTCCTGAAAATTATAAGAAAGTAATTGATCTTCAAAAAACAGGTAAAAAGAAAATAAGAACTTATATATTAAAAAAATCATAA
- a CDS encoding DUF4364 family protein, translating to MFDNNTQRLAEHKLILLYIFDKFSMPLTNTQITQFVMEKDYMNYFLLQQFLGELTDTGMLEYSKSNSSFFYVITEKGQRTLQYFENRLSNELIDTLEESIEEKKKILLKERQVTASYKKQKENDYIVDLKVIENHITLIDLKLNVVSNKHAKQICDKWKKEAQNIYGQIINLLIES from the coding sequence ATGTTTGACAATAATACACAACGATTAGCTGAGCATAAGCTTATATTGTTGTACATATTTGATAAATTTTCAATGCCTCTTACAAATACACAAATTACTCAATTTGTTATGGAAAAGGACTATATGAATTATTTTTTATTGCAACAATTTCTTGGAGAACTAACTGATACTGGAATGCTCGAATATAGTAAAAGTAACAGTAGCTTTTTCTATGTAATAACAGAAAAAGGACAACGTACACTTCAATATTTTGAAAACAGATTATCAAACGAATTAATTGATACATTAGAAGAATCTATTGAAGAAAAGAAAAAAATATTGCTAAAAGAAAGACAAGTTACAGCAAGCTATAAAAAGCAAAAAGAAAATGACTATATTGTCGATTTGAAAGTAATTGAAAATCATATTACTTTAATCGACTTAAAATTAAACGTAGTATCTAATAAACACGCAAAACAAATCTGTGATAAATGGAAAAAAGAAGCTCAAAATATTTACGGGCAAATTATCAATCTTTTAATAGAATCATAA
- a CDS encoding sodium-dependent transporter → MSKKEQWGSRWGFIAASMGMAIGTGNIWRFPRVAASNGGGPFLIAWTVALFVWAIPLLMGEMVMGRKTGLGTIGAFRDFVGRKFAWMGTWIAAICLAIMFYYSVIMGWCMKYFTLAISGAFKPGMGTEATEAIWNTFTTTPSQTIFFHFIAISIAGVIIYKGVNEGIEKASKIMIPTLFLLLIFAVIRSLTLPGATKGLEYLFSPKLHMLKNPKIWLEAFTQAAWSTGAGWGFIITYAVYTKKKEDIAANCMIMGFGNNVGSLIAGLTILPAIFALSPNQAFINEAITSGNTGLAFIYLAQLFPTMPAGRLLAAIFFLAMAIAALSSLLPMIEVGVRNLMDMGMNRKKATLLIIIGGFIFGIPSAYSLDFLNNQDFVLGIGLLISGLFVAFALMKYGLEEIRNKIINTEWSDIKVGKWWSVCVKLFPVFFVSLTGWWMWQAVGWYPDSWWNPFEVYSPGTILLQVAFWIIIGLLTNNLLANKIGQGRDITEISLGEEK, encoded by the coding sequence ATGAGTAAAAAAGAACAATGGGGTAGCAGATGGGGATTCATTGCTGCATCCATGGGAATGGCTATAGGAACAGGGAACATATGGAGATTCCCACGGGTGGCAGCATCTAATGGAGGAGGTCCATTTCTAATTGCTTGGACTGTTGCTTTATTTGTTTGGGCCATTCCATTGCTTATGGGTGAGATGGTAATGGGTAGAAAAACAGGCTTAGGAACTATAGGAGCCTTTCGCGATTTTGTAGGACGTAAATTTGCGTGGATGGGGACATGGATTGCTGCAATATGTTTGGCAATTATGTTTTATTACTCAGTTATTATGGGCTGGTGTATGAAGTATTTCACATTGGCTATTTCAGGTGCTTTTAAACCTGGAATGGGAACAGAAGCTACCGAAGCTATATGGAATACTTTTACGACTACACCGTCACAGACAATATTTTTTCACTTTATAGCTATAAGCATTGCAGGGGTTATTATTTATAAAGGTGTAAATGAAGGAATTGAAAAAGCTAGCAAAATTATGATCCCAACATTATTTTTATTATTAATTTTTGCAGTAATAAGATCCCTAACACTTCCTGGTGCGACAAAGGGTCTTGAATATTTATTCAGTCCTAAGTTGCATATGCTGAAAAATCCTAAAATTTGGCTTGAAGCATTTACCCAAGCAGCATGGTCAACTGGAGCTGGATGGGGCTTTATTATCACTTATGCAGTTTATACAAAGAAAAAAGAAGATATTGCGGCAAATTGTATGATTATGGGCTTTGGAAATAACGTAGGCTCTTTAATTGCAGGACTTACAATACTTCCAGCAATATTTGCTTTATCTCCAAATCAAGCATTTATTAATGAAGCAATCACTTCTGGAAATACGGGACTTGCATTTATTTATTTAGCACAGCTTTTTCCAACAATGCCAGCTGGAAGATTGCTTGCAGCAATTTTCTTTTTAGCTATGGCTATTGCAGCATTATCATCGTTACTTCCAATGATCGAGGTTGGTGTAAGGAATTTAATGGATATGGGTATGAATCGTAAAAAAGCAACGCTACTTATAATTATTGGAGGGTTTATATTTGGAATTCCTTCAGCTTATAGTCTAGATTTTTTAAATAATCAAGACTTTGTATTAGGAATTGGTTTATTGATAAGTGGATTATTTGTGGCATTTGCTCTAATGAAATATGGATTAGAAGAGATAAGAAATAAGATCATTAATACAGAATGGTCAGATATAAAGGTAGGAAAATGGTGGAGTGTATGTGTGAAATTGTTCCCTGTATTTTTTGTAAGTCTTACTGGATGGTGGATGTGGCAGGCTGTAGGTTGGTATCCTGATAGTTGGTGGAATCCATTTGAAGTATATAGCCCTGGAACAATATTACTTCAAGTTGCTTTTTGGATTATTATAGGACTTTTGACTAATAATCTATTAGCAAATAAGATTGGACAAGGAAGAGATATTACTGAAATATCTTTAGGAGAGGAGAAATAA
- a CDS encoding TIGR03905 family TSCPD domain-containing protein — protein MYTYKTTGVCAKAISFSVENNTIKEVKFHGGCPGNTLGLSILLKGMSVDEAISRLSGIKCGNKSTSCPDQLSKALMALKKEEIA, from the coding sequence ATGTATACTTATAAGACAACAGGTGTTTGTGCAAAAGCAATATCTTTTTCTGTAGAAAATAATACGATCAAAGAGGTAAAATTCCACGGTGGATGTCCTGGTAATACACTAGGCTTAAGCATACTACTTAAAGGAATGTCTGTAGATGAAGCCATATCAAGATTAAGTGGAATTAAATGTGGAAATAAATCTACTTCTTGTCCTGATCAGTTATCTAAAGCTTTAATGGCATTAAAAAAAGAAGAAATTGCATAA